The genomic DNA ATGGTCGCATCAGCACAATCATGGGCACAGCCGGACTTGTTGTCTTACACTTTGTCAGTCGGCGGTCAACGGAGATAATTGCAAAGATCGCTGTGTCTCCTCTGCGCGGCACCTTCATCAGCGTCTGAATCGTAAATAGTGCATTCCCTCTGGGCAATTGTTTATGATCACATAGTCGCGTCACTTCTCTGCTCTTCCGTCACATGCTTAACCAGCCATTCAACAGGGTGCGATCCAATCACTCATCCTGTCGCTGTTGGGCCGACTTCTTATTTATTTGTTCGGCAAATCTCGACGGTTACTTCGACTTGACCATCCTTCGGACTCACCATCAACAACATTCCCTTATGCTCCGCAACTCTCTTAAACCGTATGGCATACCCCTCCTCGTATTGACGTTTCTCGATCGTTGTCTCGCCGCTTTTGCGATCATATGAACTTTCGAGGACAAATCCCTCCACGGTCTGCGTGCCATTCGCCCGCGCGTTGCTCGTGACAAGCCAGGAACGATTCTCTGGGTCAAGCATCCTGCGCGCGGTCTCCAGGCCGGCGCATAGTCTCACGCCTTTCGACACCACGACATATTCCCCTTTATCCACAAATTGAGCAAAGCCGGACAAGGGAAATCCAAGAACGATTGCAAGAACGAGAAGGTATCTAGACACGTGAGCCTCCTTCGCTAGATCGTGGAACCATTGCGCCAGACCGCCTAAATTCAAGGAACTGAATACACCCGCGCTGCAAATATGTCCGCTCGTGCATAGAAGGACCAATGTATTTACGCTGCATATCCAAGTCGAGCATGAATCCCGAGAAAATCTCCTTTCGCTTCTGCAAATCTTTCCGCATAGCATGGTTATCGGTGTGACCGATTTCTGTCCCGAGGTCCGAGATTGCTCCCTTAGCCGCCCATAACAATACTTCGTGCTCCTGTGCTTCCAGCATCAGATGCATAGGCTCTTCCTCCATCTCCACCCCGTCGCGCGCTACCATCCCATGAGCGGCAAAGCCTGAGAGATCCCCTGCTTTTTCAGCCCTTGACAAGAAAACTTCAGCATGATCACAGCACCTCGATATGCGTTAATTGGTGAATAGGAGAATCACGAGCAGGGCAATGACCCACGCCATCGCATAGGCGAGCAAGAAGAGTTCCGCGGTCTTCTCACGCCAAACATCACGCCATAAGCTCATAACTACCTACCGGTGTGAATGCCGCCTTATGCACTGAACAAACCGCCGCACCCACACGTGCCCTTGGCGCTCGGGTTCTACATGACAAACCCTGAACCCTGTATGTGCTCCACATAATCCCTTCCGTCCCGATCAGCAATGGAGCGCTCTGCGAATCCATGATGATTTTGACGGCACCCTGTTCAACGATCGTATCATCTTCTTGCATCGAGGACTCCAGTGACATCCCGTACTGAAATCCATGACATCCCCCATCTTTGACAAATACTCGAAGCCCAACCGTCTCCTTGTCCTCTTGCATCAGCTCGCGGATCTTCTCTGTAGCTTGCTGCTGATTGTAATCACGTTAGTTCCTCCCCTATTCGCACATGTTGTGCCGGGCACTATCTCTCCACTTCATGCCTGTCAACCACTTGACCGCAATAGACTTCCACTACGCATGACCTTTCCCAGACCTACCCATAGGCGATCCGGGAAGGCGTGCACGATTCCGTATCGGTTCGCTCCGCCTCGCTTGGTTAGCCTCGATCCCTGGGTCCGTCGTCGCACCACAGAGGAGGCAACGCCAACCAGATACGGGAATTGTCATATGCATGTCTCTCATTTCAATGGCAATCAACAATCCTTGGCAACGTAAACAGCGCATGAGGCCCTCCTCTCAACGTCCTATTCCCATCAGACATCATGGAAGAACCGAAACGTTTAAAACCCAAGCCGCCACTCACATCGTTACAAAGCCTAACCCGTCCGGGGTTTCCATCATGCTGACCGCCTTGTCACTCAGGACACTGTCCAAGAATGACCATCGGATTGGTAGCCTCTGTCTGCTTGTTGCGACCGCACTATTCACCATTACTCCTTCTGTCTTGTTCGATAACTGTCCTCCCCCAGGTGTAAATTCCAGCCATTGACGAACATCTCTCTGGGTTATGGACGTTCGTCCGCCCGCGCCAGCGAGTCTAATTAACCTGTCAAGACCGTGTATCCCTCTCCTCCTCTGAGATCGAGGCCCAGATCGTGATGCCCCACAAAAGCGCTACCATCGTCAACAAACTATAGATTTGATATATCTTAATCACCTCGCATTTGATCAATTCGAGTTTGATCGTTTAGTTTGTTCATTCATCACAGCATCACATCATGGGCTGATCTCACCCGACAACCATTTCAAAATTTCGGTGCCGACCGGATCGCTTTCCTCGTCTCCTCCTCACCAATACAGCTGTGTTTGGCCAACATGTGTTGCCCGACACTGGCCAACTCCGGAATTCTGGCCATACATGCCTTGAGTGTATCTTCGGCTGCTCCTGCGGCCTTTTCAGCCACGTCCCCCTTTGGAACAGCCCGCTCTTCTATTGGTGGGATGATCATGGCTCCTTCCACGTGCGGATCTGCTGCTTGAGCGACTGGGGGTTGCGCATTTCGAGAGGGCCGCGAAGAGCAGCACCATCCAAAATTCGGCTGTCCCTTTAGTAGTAGTGGTTATCATCGTGATTCCTCCTCATATCATGATCGGTACCCATTTTCGGGTACTCAGGCGCCGGGGGAGTGGCACCAACTTCACTACCTCATATGCATCGCTGGACTAGCTGATAGTCGTACGTCGAAGAACGGACAGAGAGACTGAGGAATCAGACGCGCGGGAATGGGGAGAAAAATGCGCGAGAGATAGGACAGTCGACGCAAACTTAATACGTCATAGGTTCACCCTGATCGCATTCGCCTCAAGAGTCAAGCGCTATTAATGATAGGTATGGACAATCGAGGCTGTTGAGCGTACAGCCACAGGTCTACCATTCAATCCACATCATGTCGCCGGGTCCGGAGGGCCCACCGCCGACGCTTTGTGAGAAGGCGGTGATCCTTGGGAGTGTTTCCATTTTCTTTTCAGAATTCCGTCCAATGGTTTGTTCAGAATCCGCTCGCGACTGCCACCTTACTGTACATGACGGCTGTCATTAGCATCCTGGTCTATACCTATTTCGAGCTTCGACATCAGTAATCGTCTGGCGATCTGATGATCGCGTGTGGAATTAAGAGAGGGTGAGCTTGAGTCAACGTGTGGTGTATGTCGGTGGCCTCCCAGACAGCACGTCTGATTGCGGACTCCGGGATCTCTTCGAAACCTATGGCACTGTAGCCCGGGCCAATGTTGTCCAATACAAACATAGTGGGAAATCTGCCGGCTATGGATTTGTCGAATTCATGTCGGGCGAGCAAGCCTTGCGCGCAGTTTCAGCCCTGGAAGGCACACTTTTTCAGGGCAACTGTTTGCGACTCTTCGTCATGCTCT from Nitrospira sp. includes the following:
- a CDS encoding iron-sulfur cluster assembly accessory protein, whose product is MQEDKETVGLRVFVKDGGCHGFQYGMSLESSMQEDDTIVEQGAVKIIMDSQSAPLLIGTEGIMWSTYRVQGLSCRTRAPRARVGAAVCSVHKAAFTPVGSYELMA